The sequence TCCATGGCTTAAGTCCTTAGTGAAGACACTGAAAATCcctgtttattttatttttttgctgTATCCACcactcagtttctggtcaatggtttgCTGAATATTTCATTCGCTTTTGTTTCTGTCTCTGATTACAAAACCAGACCCTCACCACGTTTTTCTTCAGGTCTAATTTCTCTGCGATGGCTGCGATTTTTTCCGAGGAGGGACGGGGTTGGATGGCGAAGTAAGCTTCCAGAGAGCGTTTCTCCGGCGCTGCGATCGAGGTCCGTTTGCGCTTCCTCTCGTTGGAGTTGAACATCTCGGGCTTGTTCGCCTTCTCTCTGTAAGCGTTTTCCGCCTCCTCCAGCCAGGTCTGCAGCACCGGCTTCAATGCTATCATGTTATTGTGGGAGAGAGTCAACGATTCAAACCTGCAGATGGTACTCTGGCTGAGAGAGCCCACCCCGGGGATCTTCAGATTGGCCAGGGCAGACCCAACATCAGCCTGTGTCACTCCCAACTTGATTCTTCTCTGTTTAAACCTCTCGGCAAAAGCTTCCAGCTCCCTGGGGTCTGCTTCCACATCGTTTATGCACGGCATACCGTTGTGGGCAGCGAAGGAGTGAGGGTGGCCCATGGACATAGCCTGGTGAAGGTGCCCCATGCTATTGAGGTGATGAGGGTGGACTTGCGCGGAGAGCATGGGCGATGGCTCTGGTCCACCCATTCCGGCCAGGCTTGAGGACATGTCCAGGAGATCCGCGTCCAAAATCTGGTGACCCGGGTGAACATGGTGGGAGGAGAGCGTCGTCGGGTGAGAGATGGGTAGGGTCGAAGAAGAGCTACAGGGGACGCTGCTCATGGTATGGTAGGTGATGTCCGGCTTGAAGTGGTGGTGATTCTTACTGTGAGCTGCCACATCCACAGCCGCCAGAGCTTCAGCGCGGGCTAACAGAGTCTCATCAAAGCCGCCGAATATATTGCCCTGCAGCTGCAAGTAAGAATGCACACACATTGCAGTCAGTGGGGAATTCTGTCAACTCAGTAttaaaaaacattttcaaaaaaaaaatctttcctcAAAGCCCAGGTCATAAAAATTAATATGAAGTCAAGAGACTTGGTTGAACAGACATGTGAAGAGGTACAAGAGCTACGCGATTGTTCTGGCGACATGAAAAAAACATTAAGCAGCGCCTGTCAAAACTGTGCCTTAAAGCAGTAATTATGCATATACATACCGGTGGGGTTGGAAGGCAAACTCTCCTCATGGCCTCTGAGCTGGAGTGCAGGCTCGGGTACTTGGGCTCCTGGAGAATTGGATGCATGCTGAAGTGCTGCTTGCTGTTCATGGCCATCATGATTGCACACCTTGCAGGTAGACGGTCCTGACATAGACGTTGCTGCTTGGTGCCTGCTCCTGTCAGCtatttcaatgacacagcctcttcCCCCACCTGCTCCTTACTCATCTTACCAGCAACAACTGCCAGCAGCGCGCAGGCGTGCTGCAGTCGTACAAAAGCAGGAAATTAGCCCGAGGAGTCAAAACCTTATCACATTCACCTACACAAAGAAGTCTATCTAGCCCTTATTCAGAAGACTCAATTATGACCTGCATATATGGCCATTCTCTGATTATTCCATTTCCACCTATAGCCCGTGCAGCACAATAAGATTTGAAATAACTCCCCATATGTTAACATCTGAACTAAAGCAGATAGCTCCCTGTGAATTGAGGGCACAACCGTTAAAATTAAGTGGGctaaaacttttttaaaattatattttaagCTATTTTACTGGTAGTCTATAAAATGATATATTTAAATGAAAAATAAATTGTGAATTCCATAAAAGTGAAACTACAGAAAGTTCTTGGAAGTACAGATCGCTCTTGAAAGATTAATCCTGCTGTCTATTAAACACAATTCATTATCTAAATAATATTCAAATATTTATTActgacatacaaacacatgcaaatGTGTGTTATGTGCAGTGGGTTGGAATAGGCCAAAAGTTTCTTATAACCACATTTGCATGTAACAAGTCTGGCTATACTCACCGAAGGACTAATTAGGAATTGGTGTCAATGTTCATATAACAAGCACAGTCTTATCTCAGTCCTCAATGTTTAGTGTTGAGTCCAGCCCATTGACATTCGGGTTTAGCACAGGCTGGCCAATCGATTAATTTGCACAAAACTAAAAATAGAAAAATGATCAGAATTAATGTAAAAATCACAGCTCTGTTGGGCAGTTGGCTAGTAAACGGATGGATGGGCAATCAGAAAGTGTTTGAGAAGATTCAAAATATGAGAATAGATAGGCATAAAATAACCATTAACTCAGAGAAGAAATGCTGCAAGGAATAATTCGCTTGTGCAATATTAAATATATAAAGCAATGCTTTAAATAAGGATTGCATTTGTAAAGACTTTCTTTTAACTCTTAACTAGTACATTAAGTATTGATTTCGTTTTCAATCATCTATAATTAAGCAGAAGAAACTCACTATTGTCAATTTAAAGCAGACGCCAAGAGACAACTGGATGAATCCCCCTCTTGTCCAACAACAAGTACTATTGTTGTTAAACGGGAAGTTTGAATATTCTTCGAGTAAGTAATAATCTGTTGGAGCACTGGAGGTTCTAGTTACACAAAGAATGCTCTTTGTCACATTCCTGTCATACGCAGTTTTAAGACTGAGTGAAAGTTATTATAACAATTATTACACCGTTTTAACAGCTTGCTGGAAATGTTAGAATATTTAATATTGAGAtgagattatttaaaaaaaacattaagcgGAGTATGGAAGGATTGACCTATAAAAACTGTCTAATTGTGAGACGTTGGAATTTCCATGTGTCAGGAACAATCAATGCAACTATAAGTTCAAGGAATAATATACTTTTAAAGAGTGTTGGATTGGAGATATATGGTGCATCCTTCATGTCTAAATAAGTGCTTTTTTATATTGGGTAATTAAGTACGGAGCAACGTTTTGCACTTGTTAAAATCCGTTCGAATTTTAATGGCACGTGGATTTCATTTACCAAAAGCTTTCAAAAATGCAAAATGAAAACGGGTTCCTATTAATTCCAGTGACTTTTGATTATGGTCTAATGAAAGACTTGTAGACCTGTGCGAACCTACTTCCGAAGGAGCCTAAAATTTGCATGTGTTGGACAAACACATTCTCCTCATTGACCGCAATTGTTAGTTACATACATGATCTGGGCTTCAACCAATATTTTAATTAGGGTTTAAATTATGAATGCAAAATTTACCTATAAATAAATAATTTAGGTGTTGAAATATTATTTAATAGCGAAATATGCATGGTAAACATAAAATTATttcataatagattctagtataTATTACTAATTACATACCTGCACTTTTAAAACGCGCTATGAACTGGATATTGATTGTAAGGAAGAATGAAAGTATTATTGCTGGAATATAATTCTGTTTGTTCAAAGATTCATCCTAATGTTTGTTAGAGTATCACTATTTTAAGAATGTATAGAGTGACTCTCCAGGAAGAGTGAGCCTTTATTCCATTCGCTGGTAGATGAAATACACTTGTTGCGATATATTATAGCAACATCCTGCTCTCAACAAGTGTTAGCAAACTCTCACATTCTTTAGGAAAGTAGGTGACTGGAGTTTTGTCATCATGTACAGGGCCACTGAACCAACGGTGGTTTGCAGCACGTTATTATTGGAAGTTGTCAATCTCAATTAATCTAATCCTTAGATTTTCTAATAGGGTAGGTGGACCTGAGCACATTTCATTTAATACTGTCGTGTCTTTCAGCATCAACAGTCTTGCCGCTTTTATACTCTCACCTTATACTCTTTAGTAATGAGTTTACAGTAATTCACAAATGACAGCAAGTCTACAAGTAGACAATGTGTTTCATTTTGTATCTAAATACCTGAAATTAATCACTGgggagggaagtggggggggggggggggcgatgactGTAGTTCGTAGAACCAGAGGAGCTTCAGTTTAGGAGAAAGCGATTTGGCAGACCAGGCTCTTCGAATCCTATTTGCCTGCCCCTTTTATTACTTTTCACCCATGGACTGCACGTCATTGGCTTCTTGTGGTAATGGAATCGATATTCCACCAACTATTGggcgaacaacaacttgcatttatatagcaactttaacttagtgaaacgtcccgaggtgcttcgCTGAAAcgcatcagacaaaaattgacaccgaaccaaagaaggagacatgagacaggtgaccaaaagcttggtcagtggtaggttttaaggagccacttaaaagagagaaaaagagagagagattgagacagagatatagggagggaaattcagagcttagggccgagacagtTGATGGCACGGGCACCAATTAAATATTCTTCTAACTTTTCTCCTTTATGCTTCTGCGATCAATGCTAAATGTGTACCCCTTTATTACCAGTTATTCCAGATTGATGGATGATTGGTAAGTAACAATGATGCTTGCCTGGAGGTCAATATCTTCCTTTACCCATGGTGAATGTTGAGATTTACTGCCCGGGAAGACAGAAATTAGAAATAGTGTTTTATGAAAGGCATTATCCAAATGAAATGGCGATTTAGAATGATTAACGGATTAAGAAAGGGATTTATAACTGACAATACTGTACAACAAAATACAACCTCGAAAGCAATTCGGTTCTATCCGGACTCCAGATAGCACCAGTAGGGGAGGGGGATATTTCAATCTAATCTCAGGTATAGAAAATAACCAACAACCAAAATATTTTTAATATAATGTTCATGTtgttgtggagctgagtccatgatcagatcagccattatctcattgggctcgaagggccgaatggcctactcctgctcctatttcttatcttcttatgttctgataAATAGCAGAGGATTCCACTTACAGCTGGATTCGTGTAGTCTGCAAAGCCATCCAACAATATACAGGCTACATATGGGGCCTGAATGTTCAATAATAGCATTCAGTTAAAGTAACAACTCCCACCCTCAACAAACTGGTGCTCCCCAAATTAGCTGGTAGACCTGCTAAAGGGTACTTCTTCTCAACTTCACGCCTAGTGTCTGACAGTTTATACTGAAAAACAATTACAGTTGCAAAATGGAAAACAtggttcatagaatcattgaaagttacagcgcggaagtaggccattcggcccatcatatctgtgccagcggacaaagaactatccagccgaatcccactttccagctcttgatccatagtcctgtaggttacagcactttaagtgcatctccaagtattttttaaatgtgttgagggtttctgcctctaccaccctatcaagcagtgatttccagaccctcgccaccctctggatgaaaaagtccccctcaaatcccctctatacctcctatcaattactttaaatctatgcttcctggttgttgacccctctgctaaaggaaataggtccttcctatcctctatgcccctcataattttatacacctcaattaaatctcccccggCCTCCTGGTTCTCAAATTAAACATACAGTGGCAATGAGAAAAGTTTTTTTTCATAGGGTAACTTTGTGAAGTGTCGAAGCTGGAGTTTTCCCCTCGGTTCTTGTGTGCGCAGGGCTGAGTGGCCTCTGTGAGGGCAATGAGTTCAACGCCACGGAGATCGGCACTTAAAACTCACTTCAGCACCATGGACAAGTCATCTCGTCTTGTCGTAATCGTTTCTGTCATCCTCTCTGGCGTCTGGAGGCTGAAGAGACGTTTCCTGACATCCCCAAGCGGCGACAGGGCAGAGAAGCAAAGTGCCGGCGATAGGGAAAACAACACTACAGCATGCCATCAGTCTCCATCAACCCCAACAAATCGCACAAATGGAACAAGAGCATTAGCGAGGCTCTGGGAAAAGCGGTTCCTTTGCATCCCGGGATGGAATCAGCGTCTTCTCGCATACATCCATGTCCTGATTTATTATAAAATTTTAACGAAATCATTTATATTTCAGGGGCCCTAAATAGCTGCATGAAACTTTTATCTAAAGTGGCGCAGTATTTATAGCGAGGACCTGTCTGAAGGAAGGTAATTAATAGTTGTATAAATTGCATTGCCTGCCTTTTCATTATTCAACATTTTCAGATGGTGCCCCTGTAAGTAAACGTCAATAAAGGGAGCAGGTCGGCGAGTCCCTATTGTTCACAATGTAGAATATTGGGAGAATTTATATTAAAGACATCATCGCTCGGTGCTGCAATGAAATAGGAAAAAAAACGATAAATCGCTGGATGGCATACACTTGGTCCAGAAAATGTTACTATTCATCAGTGTAAGACTTTATAACAAAACCAAAGCCATATTTACAGACACAGAGCATTAAAGAGGGACAAGATACAAACATTGCTGGTCAAAATAGTGAACGGTATTTAATGTCGGCAGAAATATGCATCAGCGGTGAATTAAGACTCACCAGAGCCTTTGAGATAAGTTTAATCTCCCGAGTTGAATAAAAAATTAATAAAATGCAAACATGTTTTCAAATGTTTATTCTTATATGCATCATAAATAATGTTAAATGCGTGTGTGTGTGGCAGGCAAGTTGCATTCGCTTTCAGTTGCCGGATACAACAGGCAAGCGCAACTTGCGCTTTTAGGAGGAGAGGGTAGAGTTTTGAAGGAACCAACACCCAAAGAGTGGTGGAAAGATCAGGCAAGCTGAAGCCGGTAGGAAGTGTGGGGCGATCATTGTGATGAATACTGACACGGCCTGTTGAAACCCCATTGTGTTTCGCTTTAATTAAGGCGATGAAACATTGATGAAGCTGGCTCCTAGTATTGAGGTTACACCTTGAGAGAgggatgagagactgggggacagacaATAACAGGGAAAGAGGAGTCCGACTGCTTCTCGGGCTAACTGGATCAGAACAAGAGAAGGTGTCACGTCACTAGCCTTGCACGTTCATTCACAGACAGATCCATAATTTATCGCACCTCTGCTCCCAGATGAAATTCAGACACAGAACAAGTGTCCTTTCAGCAGAGAACTTCAAGCACCGTctattgtgtgtgagtgtatggggGAGGAATAGTAAGTCTGATCTGATCAAATACAATTGGAACCGATGCAGTAGGCCTCTTGGAAGAGGTTAAATCCCCCCAGCCACCACATGCACCGGTTTTAACACCCACTCGAGCCCCATAAACATGTGCAAATGCATCTGAGATCCGGAGTAAAATCCGATGCTTTGAAAAAGTTGCAGGACTCAACGCGAGTGGTTAACACCAATTAAATGCAAGCACGTTCAGTTCAGGCCACTTTCCCCATACTTGGGTCAGAATAGAGCGGCTGCATTCCAACAACTCTGAGCACACGAGTGAAATGCTCAGTGGAAGGGAACGGGCGGCTTGTGGCCTTTTCCTTTCGTTACCACGAATGTATATTTTGACCTTAAAAAAAGGCCCCGGGAGGTTTTACACAGAAACCCTTTGAACAAAGAGAAATCGGGTAGGTGAAGTCAGCAAGGTGCCCGCGAAACAGACAGGCGGCAGAATAAACCACCGTCGACTGTAATCTTTGCCACACGGGATTTCCCCCGCCCACCCCGCTGTGTTTAATTTAAACTTTGAAACTGTACCACCCTCTACTCTCATTCCTCGCTGCGCTTTGGGAGCAGATTTATGGAGAGCAGCAGAAAAACTTCGCGCCAACACGCAGCCAAGGTCAGGTGGTTGGATTTCAGAGGTTGACCGGAAGAGGTCTCATCCTGAAGtgtacaacaacttgaatttatgttGCGCCTATGGGCGCTAAACCGGCCCAGTaacttacagcacaaaaggagtttCATTCAGCCGCCTTGCCTatgctgcctctttgaaagagcagtcatgttTAGTCCCACATTTCCGCTTTTTGTCCCTAactctgtaagttcctcatcctcaagtatctgtccaactcccttttaaaattatttatgcaaTCAGCTTCTATCTCCTTTTCAGGCTGAGTGTTCCAGATCCGACAACTTTGAGTGAGAACAGTTCTTATCTCCCCTCGAGCTCGTTTGCCAATTTAGAacctatgacctctagttattggtGCACTTGCCAGTTGAAATCTCTCATCATCTTtaaaacctcaattagatcacctcttaataggtcacctcttaaccgtcTCGGTGTCATGGAGAAAAGTCGCAACTTTTCAACCTCTcagaactaaagtccctcatccctggtaacatcctggtaaacctcctctgtaccctcatcaaagaaaatttgacaccgagccacatgagatattaggacaggcaaccaaaagcttggtcaaaaaggcaggttttaagtagcacctaaaggaggagagaggtagagggagggaatttcagagcttagcgcCTCGGCAGCTGCATGGAGTGAAGAAAATTATGAATGCACAAGTGGCCAGTActagagaagcgcagagatctgggagagttgtagggctggaggttactaagatagggagaggcgagactatggagggatttgaacacaaagctgagaattttaaaatcaactaCAACACATTTAGGGATCAGACCAGACATTGTTGGCTTTAAATTATATTTATAAAAAAGTATAAATAACCCACACTGCAAAAATATGACTGTTGGGCCAGCATTTTTGTAAAGTGGATTTTAAATAAGCAAATCTTTGAAGGGAAAGTTAAAATATGCAAGTTAAGATGCCTCTTCTTAAAAGGCAATAAACGATAGTGACAAAGCATTTGAATCACTGGCTCCACATTCCAACTTCATCCACAATTTGAATATGATCAAAATATTTCCATCCATTTAACTGCCTTGTATCTACCAGCAATATTGTATTATTATGCTAATTTATATTTAATATCTCTACCTGATCAGAGGTGGGTGCTTTATCAGTAGATGCTAAAATGAAAGGACAGGTTAAAAGTTTAATAAAACAATGAATGCTGAAAACCGGAAGGGAAAATATAAAATGCTGAGAATGCACAACAGGTCTGAAAGAGAAAAGTGGTTAATACTTCTGGTATGCACCTTCATCACCAATATGCCTTTCCTTGTCAGATGATGATCAACTTGTGACATCTCCAGCATCCTCTGGTTTCACTACTGAAAATGAAAGCTGTTGAACGACAAAGGTAAAGGAACAAGAAAGATATGATGTGATTTTTGCCTGGTAAAACTAAGTTTT is a genomic window of Pristiophorus japonicus isolate sPriJap1 chromosome 4, sPriJap1.hap1, whole genome shotgun sequence containing:
- the pou4f3 gene encoding POU domain, class 4, transcription factor 3 encodes the protein MMAMNSKQHFSMHPILQEPKYPSLHSSSEAMRRVCLPTPPLQGNIFGGFDETLLARAEALAAVDVAAHSKNHHHFKPDITYHTMSSVPCSSSSTLPISHPTTLSSHHVHPGHQILDADLLDMSSSLAGMGGPEPSPMLSAQVHPHHLNSMGHLHQAMSMGHPHSFAAHNGMPCINDVEADPRELEAFAERFKQRRIKLGVTQADVGSALANLKIPGVGSLSQSTICRFESLTLSHNNMIALKPVLQTWLEEAENAYREKANKPEMFNSNERKRKRTSIAAPEKRSLEAYFAIQPRPSSEKIAAIAEKLDLKKNVVRVWFCNQRQKQKRMKYSANH